In Rhinatrema bivittatum chromosome 11, aRhiBiv1.1, whole genome shotgun sequence, a single window of DNA contains:
- the LOC115100897 gene encoding gap junction alpha-4 protein-like encodes MGDWGFLEKLLDQVQEHSTAIGKVWLMVLFIFRILILGLAGESVWGDEQSEFLCNTEQPGCINVCYDKAFPISHVRFWVLQFLFVSTPTLVYLGHVIYLSRQDEKLKQRESNLRALQTKDLQVDVQIADIEKKLSKICMQEDGKVKIQGALMLTYTVSVIFKSLFEAGFLLGQWYLYGFMMAPVYVCERDPCPHKVDCFNSRPTEKTIFILFMMVVSLVSLLLNLMELVHLVCKCMLHNVKKGPPSSPPRDLNSFPQKAYNLPNAPFQNISYFCPPMSEDHPPYMGYKMASEENWSNFNMENHLTGHSRSKAALEQSSQSAFSPLTMPIHSVEAHEKPSSRASSSASKQQYV; translated from the coding sequence ATGGGAGATTGGGGCTTCTTGGAGAAATTGTTGGACCAAGTACAGGAGCATTCCACTGCCATCGGCAAAGTCTGGTTGATGGTGCTCTTCATTTTCCGGATTTTGATCTTGGGGTTGGCTGGAGAGTCTGTTTGGGGGGATGAACAGTCAGAGTTTCTTTGTAACACTGAGCAGCCAGGTTGTATCAATGTCTGCTATGACAAGGCTTTCCCCATTTCTCATGTCCGGTTCTGGGTTCTGCAGTTCTTGTTTGTCAGCACACCAACACTGGTGTACCTGGGTCATGTGATCTACCTGTCCAGGCAAGACGAAAAGCTGAAACAGAGGGAGAGCAATCTCCGAGCTCTCCAGACAAAAGATCTGCAAGTCGATGTGCAAATCGCAGACATTGAGAAGAAGTTATCTAAGATCTGTATGCAAGAGGATGGCAAAGTCAAGATCCAGGGTGCCTTGATGTTGACTTATACCGTAAGTGTCATCTTCAAAAGTTTGTTTGAAGCTGGCTTTCTGCTTGGACAGTGGTATTTGTATGGCTTTATGATGGCCccagtgtatgtatgtgaaagggATCCATGCCCCCACAAAGTGGACTGCTTCAACTCCCGCCCTACGGAGAAGACCATCTTCATCCTCTTCATGATGGTGGTGTCTCTGGTTTCACTCCTTCTCAACCTGATGGAACTTGTCCACCTTGTTTGCAAGTGCATGCTTCACAATGTGAAGAAGGGTCCACCTAGCTCACCTCCAAGAGATCTCAACAGCTTCCCACAGAAAGCCTACAACCTTCCCAATGCTCCATTCCAAAACATATCCTACTTCTGTCCTCCCATGAGTGAGGACCATCCTCCCTATATGGGATACAAGATGGCAAGTGAAGAGAACTGGAGCAACTTCAATATGGAAAATCACCTGACAGGACACAGCAGAAGCAAAGCAGCTCTAGAACAGTCATCCCAAAGTGCCTTCTCCCCACTAACCATGCCCATCCATTCTGTGGAGGCTCATGAAAAGCCATCAAGCAGAGCCAGCAGTTCGGCATCTAAACAACAGTATGTTTAA